The Vibrio aerogenes nucleotide sequence CACATCATCGTACGGTAGTTCATCAAGAAAGCGACTGTGCGCTGGCTTAATTAACTCACCAAATTGTCGACGCTCCTTGCACACAATAAAAGTCAGCTCACGCTGTGCACGGGTAATGCCAACGTACATCAAACGTCGTTCTTCTTCGATATTGTCTTCATCGATGCTGGTTTGATGGGGTAAAAGTCCTTCTTCTGAACCCACAAGGTAAACGTATGGAAACTCAAGTCCCTTGGAAGCATGTAATGTCATTAACTGTACTGCATCGCTGTCGTCAGCATCTTCTCCTCTTTCCATCATGTCACGCAATGTTAGTCGCTGTACAACTTCCCTCAACGATTTGACTTCCTGAACCGGATTATCGCCTTCCAGATCAGCCACAATCCACGCATACAAATCTGAAATATTCTTCATCCTCATTTCTGCAGCTTTCGGACTGGAAGAGGTCTCATAGAGCCAGTCTTCGTAATGAGTATCCCGGACCAGAGCACGGACAACATCAACAGTATTTCCTCTTTCAGCCTGATCAGCCAAAGACACAATCCACTGTGTAAATCGTCTCAGGTTCTCCAGACCTTTGCCTGACAAAGTTTGTTCCAGACCAATTTCAAAACTGGACTCAAACAGACTTTTACCACGCATATTGGCATAAGTTCCCAGCTTCTCCAGTGTCACCGGACCTATCTCTCTTCGCGGTGTATTCACAATGCGCAGAAATGCATTATCATCATCCGGATTTACCAAAATCCGTAAGTACGCCATCATGTCTTTAATTTCTGCACGGGCAAAAAAGGAAGTACCACCAGACAATTTATATGGAATCCTGTTCTGCATCAGACATTTTTCAATCAGGCGGGACTGATGATTCCCACGGTATAAAATGGCGTAATCCCGGTATGCGGTATGATTGATAAATTTGTGAGCAATAATCTCTCCGACAACCCGCTCTGCTTCATGGTCTTCATTATTTGCCAGAATAACTTTCAGCATTTCACCATCAGGCAGGGCTGAAAACAGTGATTTTTCATAAACATGTGGGTTATTGGCAATTAAAATATTCGCTGCCCGTAAAATCCGGTTCGTTGAACGATAATTCTGTTCCAGCTTAATCAATCTAAGCTGAGGATAATCCTGACCCAGTAAAACCAGATTTTGTGGTTTTGCGCCCCGCCAGGAATAAATCGACTGGTCGTCATCACCCACAACCGTAAAACGACCTCTTTCTCCGACAATCAGTTTCACCAGTTCGTACTGGCTGGTATTGGTATCCTGATACTCATCCACCAGCAGATAACGAATGCGGGACTGCCAGCGCTGCCGAACCTCTTCATCTTTACGGAATAACAACACCGGCATTAAGATTAAGTCATCAAAATCCAGCGCGTTGTAGGCCTTCATCTGTGCCTGATACATTTCGTAGCAAAAAGCGAACAGCTGCTGTTGTTCTCCTTGTGCCATCGCTTTTACCTGGTCAGGAGATAACATATCATTCTTCCAGTTCGAGATGGCAGAAAGCAACTGGCGTAATAAATCCTTATCACCGTCGAGCTGTTTTTCCGTCAATTCTTTGAGTAAAGCCAGCTGGTCCTGATCATCAAACAGGGAAAAACCAGCTTTCAGGCCAAGAGATTTGTACTCCCGGCGGATGATATTCAGTCCCAGTGTATGAAATGTAGAAACCATCAAGCCACGAGCCTCTCCCTTACCTAACGTTTGTGCAACCCGCTCTTTCATTTCCCGGGCAGCTTTATTGGTAAATGTGACAGCTGCGATATATCTGGCTTTATAGCCGCAACTCTGCACGAGATAAGCTATTTTGTTAGT carries:
- the rep gene encoding DNA helicase Rep, with the translated sequence MKLNSSQDEAVKYISGPCLVLAGAGSGKTRVITNKIAYLVQSCGYKARYIAAVTFTNKAAREMKERVAQTLGKGEARGLMVSTFHTLGLNIIRREYKSLGLKAGFSLFDDQDQLALLKELTEKQLDGDKDLLRQLLSAISNWKNDMLSPDQVKAMAQGEQQQLFAFCYEMYQAQMKAYNALDFDDLILMPVLLFRKDEEVRQRWQSRIRYLLVDEYQDTNTSQYELVKLIVGERGRFTVVGDDDQSIYSWRGAKPQNLVLLGQDYPQLRLIKLEQNYRSTNRILRAANILIANNPHVYEKSLFSALPDGEMLKVILANNEDHEAERVVGEIIAHKFINHTAYRDYAILYRGNHQSRLIEKCLMQNRIPYKLSGGTSFFARAEIKDMMAYLRILVNPDDDNAFLRIVNTPRREIGPVTLEKLGTYANMRGKSLFESSFEIGLEQTLSGKGLENLRRFTQWIVSLADQAERGNTVDVVRALVRDTHYEDWLYETSSSPKAAEMRMKNISDLYAWIVADLEGDNPVQEVKSLREVVQRLTLRDMMERGEDADDSDAVQLMTLHASKGLEFPYVYLVGSEEGLLPHQTSIDEDNIEEERRLMYVGITRAQRELTFIVCKERRQFGELIKPAHSRFLDELPYDDVTWEARKKTLTQEETKQKGQAHIANLRAMFKKD